A single window of Cydia splendana chromosome 13, ilCydSple1.2, whole genome shotgun sequence DNA harbors:
- the LOC134796393 gene encoding keratin, type I cytoskeletal 10 isoform X2, whose amino-acid sequence MKAFLVLAAVAALGSARPEAGYSYNAPGGGGGFSSGGGHGGGFSSGGGFSSGGGHGGGFSSGGLSSSSFGIGGGSGGGFSSGGGFSSGGGGGGGFGGGFGGGFGGAPIVQKHIYVHVPPPEPEEQRPQIIGGGGVPQKHYKIIFIKAPAPPAPVAPIIPAQAQNEEKTLVYVLVKKPDEQPDITIPTAAPTQPSKPEVYFIKYKTQKEGGIGGGIGGGSIGGGIGGGISGGSIGGGIGGGHGISGGSIGGGSIGGGHGGSIGGGHGGSIGGGHGGSIGGGSGGVSSSYGPPGQSGPY is encoded by the exons ATGAAAGCATTCTTG GTATTAGCTGCCGTAGCGGCACTCGGCTCGGCCAGGCCCGAGGCGGGCTACAGCTACAACGCTCCCGGTGGCGGCGGTGGATTCTCCTCCGGCGGTGGGCACGGTGGTGGCTTCTCCTCTGGCG GCGGCTTCTCCTCTGGCGGCGGACACGGAGGCGGCTTCTCCTCTGGTGGTCTGAGCTCCAGCAGCTTCGGAATCGGCGGCGGCAGCGGTGGCGGATTCTCCTCCGGCGGCGGATTCTCctctggcggcggcggcggcggcggtttCGGCGGCGGCTTCGGCGGCGGCTTCGGTGGCGCCCCCATCGTCCAGAAACACATCTACGTCCACGTTCCTCCCCCAGAACCCGAAGAACAGCGCCCCCAGATCATCGGCGGAGGCGGCGTCCCCCAGAAACACTACAAGATCATCTTCATTAAGGCGCCCGCTCCTCCCGCCCCCGTCGCGCCCATCATCCCCGCCCAGGCCCAAAACGAGGAGAAGACCCTCGTCTACGTCTTGGTCAAGAAGCCCGACGAACAGCCCGACATCACCATCCCCACCGCCGCTCCCACTCAACCCTCCAAACCCGAAGTTTACTTCATCAAGTACAAGACCCAGAAGGAGGGTGGTATCGGAGGTGGAATCGGAGGTGGCTCGATTGGCGGTGGCATCGGTGGTGGCATCTCTGGCGGTAGCATTGGCGGTGGTATCGGTGGTGGACACGGCATCTCCGGAGGCAGCATCGGCGGCGGTAGCATCGGCGGCGGACACGGTGGCAGCATCGGCGGCGGACACGGTGGCAGCATCGGCGGCGGACACGGTGGCAGCATTGGCGGAGGCTCCGGTGGAGTCAGCTCCTCGTACGGCCCCCCCGGCCAGTCCGGCCCCTATTAA
- the LOC134796393 gene encoding keratin, type I cytoskeletal 10 isoform X1 encodes MKAFLVLAAVAALGSARPEAGYSYNAPGGGGGFSSGGGHGGGFSSGGGHGGGFSSGGGGFSSGGGHGGGFSSGGLSSSSFGIGGGSGGGFSSGGGFSSGGGGGGGFGGGFGGGFGGAPIVQKHIYVHVPPPEPEEQRPQIIGGGGVPQKHYKIIFIKAPAPPAPVAPIIPAQAQNEEKTLVYVLVKKPDEQPDITIPTAAPTQPSKPEVYFIKYKTQKEGGIGGGIGGGSIGGGIGGGISGGSIGGGIGGGHGISGGSIGGGSIGGGHGGSIGGGHGGSIGGGHGGSIGGGSGGVSSSYGPPGQSGPY; translated from the exons ATGAAAGCATTCTTG GTATTAGCTGCCGTAGCGGCACTCGGCTCGGCCAGGCCCGAGGCGGGCTACAGCTACAACGCTCCCGGTGGCGGCGGTGGATTCTCCTCCGGCGGTGGGCACGGTGGTGGCTTCTCCTCTGGCGGTGGACACGGAGGCGGTTTCTCCTCTGGCGGAGGCGGCTTCTCCTCTGGCGGCGGACACGGAGGCGGCTTCTCCTCTGGTGGTCTGAGCTCCAGCAGCTTCGGAATCGGCGGCGGCAGCGGTGGCGGATTCTCCTCCGGCGGCGGATTCTCctctggcggcggcggcggcggcggtttCGGCGGCGGCTTCGGCGGCGGCTTCGGTGGCGCCCCCATCGTCCAGAAACACATCTACGTCCACGTTCCTCCCCCAGAACCCGAAGAACAGCGCCCCCAGATCATCGGCGGAGGCGGCGTCCCCCAGAAACACTACAAGATCATCTTCATTAAGGCGCCCGCTCCTCCCGCCCCCGTCGCGCCCATCATCCCCGCCCAGGCCCAAAACGAGGAGAAGACCCTCGTCTACGTCTTGGTCAAGAAGCCCGACGAACAGCCCGACATCACCATCCCCACCGCCGCTCCCACTCAACCCTCCAAACCCGAAGTTTACTTCATCAAGTACAAGACCCAGAAGGAGGGTGGTATCGGAGGTGGAATCGGAGGTGGCTCGATTGGCGGTGGCATCGGTGGTGGCATCTCTGGCGGTAGCATTGGCGGTGGTATCGGTGGTGGACACGGCATCTCCGGAGGCAGCATCGGCGGCGGTAGCATCGGCGGCGGACACGGTGGCAGCATCGGCGGCGGACACGGTGGCAGCATCGGCGGCGGACACGGTGGCAGCATTGGCGGAGGCTCCGGTGGAGTCAGCTCCTCGTACGGCCCCCCCGGCCAGTCCGGCCCCTATTAA
- the LOC134796393 gene encoding uncharacterized protein LOC134796393 isoform X3 yields the protein MKAFLVLAAVAALGSARPEAGYSYNAPGGGGGFSSGGGHGGGFSSGGGHGGGFSSGGGGFSSGGGHGGGFSSGGLSSSSFGIGGGSGGGFSSGGGFSSGGGGGGGFGGGFGGGFGGAPIVQKHIYVHVPPPEPEEQRPQIIGGGGVPQKHYKIIFIKAPAPPAPVAPIIPAQAQNEEKTLVYVLVKKPDEQPDITIPTAAPTQPSKPEVYFIKYKTQKEGGIGGGIGGGSIGGGIGGGISGGSIGGGIGGGHGISGGSIGGGSGGVSSSYGPPGQSGPY from the exons ATGAAAGCATTCTTG GTATTAGCTGCCGTAGCGGCACTCGGCTCGGCCAGGCCCGAGGCGGGCTACAGCTACAACGCTCCCGGTGGCGGCGGTGGATTCTCCTCCGGCGGTGGGCACGGTGGTGGCTTCTCCTCTGGCGGTGGACACGGAGGCGGTTTCTCCTCTGGCGGAGGCGGCTTCTCCTCTGGCGGCGGACACGGAGGCGGCTTCTCCTCTGGTGGTCTGAGCTCCAGCAGCTTCGGAATCGGCGGCGGCAGCGGTGGCGGATTCTCCTCCGGCGGCGGATTCTCctctggcggcggcggcggcggcggtttCGGCGGCGGCTTCGGCGGCGGCTTCGGTGGCGCCCCCATCGTCCAGAAACACATCTACGTCCACGTTCCTCCCCCAGAACCCGAAGAACAGCGCCCCCAGATCATCGGCGGAGGCGGCGTCCCCCAGAAACACTACAAGATCATCTTCATTAAGGCGCCCGCTCCTCCCGCCCCCGTCGCGCCCATCATCCCCGCCCAGGCCCAAAACGAGGAGAAGACCCTCGTCTACGTCTTGGTCAAGAAGCCCGACGAACAGCCCGACATCACCATCCCCACCGCCGCTCCCACTCAACCCTCCAAACCCGAAGTTTACTTCATCAAGTACAAGACCCAGAAGGAGGGTGGTATCGGAGGTGGAATCGGAGGTGGCTCGATTGGCGGTGGCATCGGTGGTGGCATCTCTGGCGGTAGCATTGGCGGTGGTATCGGTGGTGGACACGGCATCTCCGGAGGCAGCATCGGCGGCG GCTCCGGTGGAGTCAGCTCCTCGTACGGCCCCCCCGGCCAGTCCGGCCCCTATTAA